Proteins encoded together in one Balaenoptera ricei isolate mBalRic1 chromosome 2, mBalRic1.hap2, whole genome shotgun sequence window:
- the LOC132360679 gene encoding calmodulin-binding transcription activator 1-like, protein MWRVEGKRLPETSRKSASQSVFCGTSTYCVLNTVPPIENDHGNSDSSHVKIFLPKKLLECLPKCSSFPKEKHRWNTSEGS, encoded by the coding sequence ATGTGGCGGGTGGAGGGGAAACGGCTGCCGGAAACAAGCCGGAAGAGCGCTTCCCAAAGTGTATTCTGCGGAACTAGTACCTACTGTGTCCTCAACACCGTGCCACCTATAGAAAATGACCATGGGAACAGCGATAGTAGTCATGTAAAAATCTTTTTACCGAAAAAGCTGCTTGAATGTCTGCCGAAATGTTCAAGTTTTCCCAAAGAGAAGCACCGTTGGAACACTAGTGAGGGCTCATGA